The following nucleotide sequence is from Pedobacter sp. PACM 27299.
GATGATGCACAATATGAGTGGTGCTTAAACAAAGTAAATTCATCAGTAGGGGAAGTTAAAAGAGTCATTGCGGATTGGATTTTTACTTTTCCGAATCCATACCTTTCCAGCTGTAAATATCCAGGTGTAGTTGCTTTTTTCGAGGAGCTGGAAAAGAAGAAGATCGCAACCGCAGTTTATTCTGATTATGATGCAGAACAGAAACTGCAGCATTTGAATTTACAGGTAGATTTGGTGGCAAGCTCTACTCATGCAAAAATTAATGCATTGAAACCTCTGCCTGATGGCTTGAACTTTATCTTATCGGAATTGAAAATTCAGGATAAGCAAAAATGTCTTTTTATTGGTGATCGATTGGAACTTGATGGTGCTTGTGCTGATGCTGCAGGAATTCCATTTCTATTGGTCAAGAAACAAAAAGATGGCGCTTCTTTTTATGAAGCATTATCTGCCAGTCTTAAAAAAACAAGGTTATAACTGTTGCGTATATGATAAACGAACAAACGCGGAAAACGGCAACTTTACAGGATTATATCGCGATTGCGAGGCCAGATAATTGGGTGAAGAATTTGTTTATGGTTCCTGGGATGCTTTTTGCATTGTCTATTTTTCATACCCCATTTGATGCAGCATTGCTGTTTAAAATCGTGATTGGAATTATCAGCATCTGCTTAGTGGCCTCTGCTAATTATGTAATTAATGAATACCTGGATGCGGGTTTCGATCAGTTTCATCCTTTAAAGAAGAAAAGGTCCTCTGTAGTCACCACCATCAATCCAATTATTGTGTACCTCGAGTATGGAGTGCTGGCCCTTATCGGATTGATGCTGGCCTATGCGGTCTCCTTAAAATTCTTATCTACAGCAGCGGTATTGTTGTTTATGGGGGTGATTTATAATGTAAAGCCATTTAGAAGCAAAGACCGTGTATTCTTGGATGTATTGAGTGAATCTGTCAATAATCCAATTAGGTTTGCGGCAGGCTGGTTTATTTTTAGTCCGGCTTTAGGGGTCCCCGACAGTAAGTGGGATTTAGATTGGATCAATACCTTTCCACCGATTAGTATTATTATTGCCTACTGGATGGGTGGTGCATTTCTAATGGCCACAAAACGTTTCGCAGAATACAGACTCATTGGCAATGCGGAAATAGCTGGCCAGTATAGAAGGTCGTTTCGCCATTATACGGAGAACAGCCTGTTGGTATCCATGTTTTTTTACGGCATTACCTGTGCGTTTTTTATGGGGATATTCCTGATCAAAGACCGTATTGAACTGCTATTCAGCTTCCCGTTTTTTGCCCTGCTGTTTTCATGGTATCTTAGGATTGGTTTGCTCAATGATTCTCCCGTTCAGGGTTCAGAAAAGTTATATACCAGAAAATGGTTCATGCTGTACCTTGTTTTATTTACTACATTATTATGTATTTTGATGTTTGTTGACATTCCATGGTTACATTGGTTCTTGAAAAATGCTAATAATTACTAATTTGAATCCTCAATTATTTAGCTTTTATTCTAAATGAAAAATAGCCATTATGATTTAATCGTAGTTGGAACTGGTTTTGCCTCTAGTTTCTTCTTAAAGAAATACTTATCTAAGGTTAAATCCGATCAGAAAGTGTTGGTTTTAGAGCGTGGACATTTTTATCCTCATGCAGAACGACTAAAAGTAAAGAAAGGGGAGCATTCAGATTTTCAAAAGTATGAAGAACCTTGGGAAGAAG
It contains:
- a CDS encoding HAD family hydrolase; this encodes MKDIPWDTIELVIFDVDGTLYDQSKLRKKMLLALIGHYIIRPWKYYDLLILYHFRKEREKHAGYKSENLDDAQYEWCLNKVNSSVGEVKRVIADWIFTFPNPYLSSCKYPGVVAFFEELEKKKIATAVYSDYDAEQKLQHLNLQVDLVASSTHAKINALKPLPDGLNFILSELKIQDKQKCLFIGDRLELDGACADAAGIPFLLVKKQKDGASFYEALSASLKKTRL
- a CDS encoding UbiA prenyltransferase family protein; translation: MINEQTRKTATLQDYIAIARPDNWVKNLFMVPGMLFALSIFHTPFDAALLFKIVIGIISICLVASANYVINEYLDAGFDQFHPLKKKRSSVVTTINPIIVYLEYGVLALIGLMLAYAVSLKFLSTAAVLLFMGVIYNVKPFRSKDRVFLDVLSESVNNPIRFAAGWFIFSPALGVPDSKWDLDWINTFPPISIIIAYWMGGAFLMATKRFAEYRLIGNAEIAGQYRRSFRHYTENSLLVSMFFYGITCAFFMGIFLIKDRIELLFSFPFFALLFSWYLRIGLLNDSPVQGSEKLYTRKWFMLYLVLFTTLLCILMFVDIPWLHWFLKNANNY